ACCTGCTTTATCAATACCGTATGCCAGGCATGCAGCTGTCGGTTCGTTGATAATACGAACAACATCGAGGCCTGCAATTGCGCCGGCATCTTTTGTGGCCTGACGCTGGTTATCGTTAAAATACGCAGGAACCGTTATCACGGCTTTATCAACTTTTGAACCCAGGAAGGCTTCAGCGTCTCTCTTTATTTTTTGCAAAATAAACGCGGACAACTGCTGAGGCGTATATTCTTTGTCATAAATTTTGTATTTGAAATCCTGGCCCATTTTCCTTTTGAATGCAGTAACGGTGCCTTCCGGGTTTGAAACTGCCTGCCTGCGCGCCGGTTCACCAACCAAAAGTTGGCCGTCTTTTGTAAAAGCGACATACGATGGGAACGCTTTGCCTCCTACCGATACGCCTTCTGCCGCCTGTATGATAGTGGGTTTCCCTGCTTCCAGAAAAGCCGCTGCGCTATTGCTTGTACCTAAATCAATTCCTATAATTCTTGCCATAACTATATCCTCCTATTAAAATCTGTTTTTTTCTATTTTTGTTCTTCTCTATTTAGATGCTCTTCATCCTTTTTGGATTCTTTTTCCTCCGGTTGCCGGGCTTTTGCGATAATTACTTTTGAAGGCCTCAAAACATATTCATCATAGGAATAGCCCTTTTGCACTTCCTTTATTATAGTACCCTCTTCTTCGTCACAAAGTTCGTAGCCTATAACTTCATGATACATTGGGTCAATTTTTTTACCGATTACTTCCAGGTGCCTGACCCCTTCTTTTTTCAGGAAACTTGTAAATTCTTTTTTCAGCAGCGCTACACCATGAATCACGTTTTTTATATCCTTGGGATTTTCATCCGTGTTCCAGTGATGCAATGACTCAAGCGCTTTTTCAAAAATGTCTTCAAAATCCAGTATTTTTGATAACACGCTCTCTTTACCGATTATATACTTAAGCTGTTTTTCTTTTTCAACCCTGTTACGGTAATTATCAAATTCTGCCCTCAATCGAAGCAGTTGGCTGTTTAACTCTTTTATTTGATTATCCTTATCATCGGCCTTTCTGTCCTGGCCTTCAGCGGCTTCATTGAGCTCTTCTTCCGTAATAAGTCCTTCTTGCCCTTCGGTGTTTTCTTTATTCATTTTGAATACCTGCTTAGCAGCTGGTTTGTCATTTCGCCTATTAAATTTACAATTGAAATCATTTTTGAGTATTCCATGCGTTTGGGCCCGATAATTCCCAAAACGCCAAGCGGGCTGTCACCACTTTTATAAACTGTTTTTATGAAAGATAATTCCGTAAGAGCCGGTAGTTTGTTTTCTTTCCCGATTGTTACTTCTACGCCTTTTATTTTTTCTATATCTTTTTCAAGCATGTTAATCAGCATTTTCTTTTGCTCAAGCACTTTTATCAGCGAAGAAAGGTAGTCGTAATTCTTTTTGTCCAGGGCCGGAAAAATATTGCTGGTGCCTTCTATGTACAAATGCTCATTTTCATCGCTGAGTATATTTTTTGAAAACGCTTTCATGAAGTTTTCTGAAATTTTCAGGCGTTTTTCCAGCTCGTCCTTTATTTCATAAATTCTGTGTTTGAATTCGCTCAAAGGTACACCTGAGTATTTTTCATTGAACATTTCTGAAATGTATCTCAGCATACGCTCGTCAACCATGGGCACCGGGTTTAGAATATAATGTTTTACAAATCCGGAATCGGTGACTAGCAAAACCAGGACCTTATCTTCGGATATTTTTACAAGTTCCAGGTTTTTTATTTTGTTCCTGTCCATTTTAGGGGCAACAACAAAACCGGTATAATTGGACACGAGCGACAACAGTTGGGAAGTTTTAACAAACACCTCATCCATTTCGCCCATGTGCAGTTTAAATTCATCAAGAATTTTTCTTTTTTCCTGGACAGCAAGTTTTTGCAAATCTGAAAGGCTGTCCACAAACCACCTGTAACCCTTGTCCGAAGGCACTCTCCCGGAAGAAGTGTGAGGATGGGTAAGAAAACCTTCTTTTTCCAGGTCAGCCATTATTTTTCTTATGGAAGCAGGCGAAAGGCTGAGCTGGTAGTTCTTAGTAATGTTATCAGAACTTACCGGCTTGCCGGTGGTTATATATTGGTAAATAATTGTCTGCAATATTTTCTTTTTGCGGGTTTCCGTAATTTCAGGTTTCAGTATTCTCATAATTAGCACTCTATCCCTTAGACTGCTAAATTATACTACAGAATAGGGGTTAAGTCAACTTTGAGTTGAAGAATTCGATTATGTGTTGATTATGCGTGATCCACCCCCAATCTGCTACCTTATCCGACAGATTTCAGCAAAACTTCTTACAATCCACATTAAACGAAGTTATAGATAAATTTGAGATTGGGTCAGCTGGAAAAATGGGATGACCTTGAAATGATTTTGAACAATTTCATGAAAATGTTACACAAAATTAGATAGAGATTTTAAATAACTGGTCAATGGTCGTCAAAAAGGTGCGGGAGGTGATGGTGTCTGATATCCTGTCCAAGAACCATAAAGATAACATCTTCACAAATATTTGTAGCATGGTCCCCGATTTTCTCAAGATTTCTTGAGATAAGCAGAAGATCAATAAAATATTCAGTCCGATCAGGATTTTCAATTATACTGTCAATAAGTTTTCTGAAAACTTCTTTTTTTAATTCATCAAGCTCATTATCCCTTAAAAGAATATTCTTTGCCAGTTCCACATCTTTATTTATAAACGCTTTTATGCAGTCTTTAACCATAGCTTTAGCTATTTCGGTCATTTGGGGAATAATCGAAAGATTTATAAAAAACGGCTGTTTAATCAGATTTGCAGTATTCTGAGAAATGTTTACTGCCTGATCGCCGATTCTTTCAAGTTCTGAATTTATTTTCATGGCAGAGGTTATAAACCTCAGA
Above is a genomic segment from Elusimicrobiota bacterium containing:
- the hrcA gene encoding heat-inducible transcriptional repressor HrcA, producing the protein MRILKPEITETRKKKILQTIIYQYITTGKPVSSDNITKNYQLSLSPASIRKIMADLEKEGFLTHPHTSSGRVPSDKGYRWFVDSLSDLQKLAVQEKRKILDEFKLHMGEMDEVFVKTSQLLSLVSNYTGFVVAPKMDRNKIKNLELVKISEDKVLVLLVTDSGFVKHYILNPVPMVDERMLRYISEMFNEKYSGVPLSEFKHRIYEIKDELEKRLKISENFMKAFSKNILSDENEHLYIEGTSNIFPALDKKNYDYLSSLIKVLEQKKMLINMLEKDIEKIKGVEVTIGKENKLPALTELSFIKTVYKSGDSPLGVLGIIGPKRMEYSKMISIVNLIGEMTNQLLSRYSK
- a CDS encoding nucleotide exchange factor GrpE yields the protein MNKENTEGQEGLITEEELNEAAEGQDRKADDKDNQIKELNSQLLRLRAEFDNYRNRVEKEKQLKYIIGKESVLSKILDFEDIFEKALESLHHWNTDENPKDIKNVIHGVALLKKEFTSFLKKEGVRHLEVIGKKIDPMYHEVIGYELCDEEEGTIIKEVQKGYSYDEYVLRPSKVIIAKARQPEEKESKKDEEHLNREEQK
- the phoU gene encoding phosphate signaling complex protein PhoU, whose product is MKRHFDKELNELREKLSSMASLVESMIDIAIKALIERNSEILGSIFNNETEVNKKHIEVDELSLKLIALYQPAGIDLRFITSAMKINSELERIGDQAVNISQNTANLIKQPFFINLSIIPQMTEIAKAMVKDCIKAFINKDVELAKNILLRDNELDELKKEVFRKLIDSIIENPDRTEYFIDLLLISRNLEKIGDHATNICEDVIFMVLGQDIRHHHLPHLFDDH